One region of Eleutherodactylus coqui strain aEleCoq1 chromosome 5, aEleCoq1.hap1, whole genome shotgun sequence genomic DNA includes:
- the MLEC gene encoding malectin, with the protein MLAVTVRGPLALLLIAVLAQLEVLEAALGDKVIWAVNAGGEAHVDVHGIHYRKDPLEGRVGRASDYGLKLPILRSVPEDQILYQTERYNEDTFGYEIPIRDEGEYVLVLKFAEVYFAQSQQKVFDVRVNGHNVVKDLDIFDRVGHSTAHDEIIPIVIKKGKLTVQGEVSTFTGKLNVEFVKGYYDNPKVCALYLMKGTVDEVPKLQPHPGLEKKEEEEEDEEEESPSTRRNTKKSVQSGPRTPNPYASDNSSLMFPILVAFGVFIPTLFCLCRL; encoded by the exons ATGCTCGCTGTCACAGTCCGGGGCCCGTTGGCCCTACTGCTCATCGCTGTGCTCGCCCAGCTGGAGGTGCTAGAGGCTGCTCTAGGTGACAAGGTGATCTGGGCTGTCAATGCTGGGGGCGAGGCCCATGTGGACGTGCACGGTATCCACTACCGGAAGGACCCGCTGGAGGGCAGAGTGGGCAGAG CATCAGACTACGGATTAAAGTTGCCGATTCTACGCTCCGTCCCAGAGGATCAGATTCTCTACCAGACAGAGAGGTATAATGAAGACACATTTGGATATGAGATCCCTATCCGAGACGAAGGAGAATATGTCCTAGTGCTGAAGTTTGCAGAGGTGTACTTTGCACAGTCCCAGCAGAAG GTGTTTGATGTTCGTGTAAACGGACATAATGTGGTGAAAGATTTGGATATATTTGACCGTGTAGGACACAGCACCGCACACGATGAGATCATCCCCATTGTCATCAAGAAGGGAAAACTTACTGTCCAAGGAGAAGTCTCCACCTTTACAGGGAAGCTCAATGTGGAGTTTGTAAAG GGATATTACGATAATCCCAAAGTTTGTGCTCTATACCTTATGAAAGGAACAGTAGACG AAGTCCCAAAGCTGCAGCCTCACCCCGGTCTagaaaagaaggaagaggaggaagaagatgaggaagagGAGAGCCCTAGTACAAGAAGGAATACAAAGAAAAGTGTGCAGTCTGGTCCTCGCACTCCTAACCCCTATGCCTCAGACAACAGCAGCCTCATGTTTCCAATTCTGGTGGCCTTTGGAGTGTTTATCCCCACACTCTTCTGCTTGTGCCGGCTATAG